The following nucleotide sequence is from Mesorhizobium sp. J8.
GATCGAGCATTTCGATACCGACAAATCGCTCGCCGGTCTCTTTCCCGCGCTCTACCACAAGCGCATCACCGATGCGCTCGGCCGGCAGAAACAGAACCTCGAAGACGCCAGGCAGGAAGCCGCGCTGATCGCCACTGCGACGGCGCGCACCAACATGGTCGAGCGTGCCTACAAGGACGTGCGCCGCCGCGACGAGCGCGAGCGCTCCGACCGCGAGCGGCTCGACCTCATCACGCAGAAGCGGGCCGAGGAGTAGCACGGTGATAACCGAAGGTGACTCACGGACGACATCGCGACCGCTTTGCGCCGCATGTCGGACGCTGAACTCGAATTCCGCACTACCTGAAGCCGACATGGATTGCCGCTGGCGTTGGCGGCGAGCGACACTATTGTTCGAAAGGCTCTCCGAGCGATGCCACGCCGTTGAGCTTTAGCAGACGCCGGTTCGAAGAAATGATGCCCAGCACGACGATTGTCACGATATAGGGCAGGCTCGAGAGAAGTTGCGAAGAAACGTCCAGTCCGGTCGCCTGCGCCGCCAGGCTTGCCAAGGAGACGGCGCCGAAGAGGCAGGCGCCGAGAAAGATACGGCTGGTGAGCCAGGTGCCGAAGACGACGAGCGCGATCGCGATCCAGCCGCGCCCGGCAATCATGCCATCGGCCCACAGCGGCGTGTAGACCACGGCCGCGTAGGCGCCGGCGAAGCCAGCCAATACGCCGCCGAAGGCGACAGCGGCGAAGCGCACCGCGATCACAGGATAGCCGAGCGCATGGGCCGCCTTGGGATTCTCGCCGACGGCGCGAACGACAAGGCCGGTCTTGGTATAGGCGAATATTGCCCAGATGGCGACGGTCGCCGCCAGCGAGAGCCACACGACGACGTCCTGGGCGAACAGGCCGCCGATGACCGGGATATCTGAAAGCCAGGGCAACGAAAGCTTCGGAAGGCCTTTGACCGTGAGGCTCTCATAGGTCTTGCCGAACAGTGCCGATAGGCCCTGGCCAAGTATGCCTATGGCCAGCCCCACCGCGACCTGGTTCGCGCGGAACCCCAGCGCGATGACGGCAAAGACAAGGGAAAGAGCCGCGCTGGCGAGGCCTGCGGCGAGGAAACCCAGAAGGTGGCCGCCGCCGCGATAGACGATGATGAAGGCGATGATCGCCCCCAAGGCCATCAGTCCCTCCACGCCGAGATTGAGGACGCCGGCCCGCTCGGCCACCATCTCGCCAAGCGCCGCCAAAAGGAACGGCGTGGCCGCCGCCAGCATTCCGGCGACGATGAACTCGAGGGCATTCATGGAGCGCTTTCCTGGGCGGCATGGCGCCATTCGAGCCGGTAGCGGACGAAGGCGATGGCGACGAGATAGGCGAGCAACAGGCTGCCCTGGAAGACCCGGACCGCGGCGACCGGCAGATTTGCCGACACCATGGCGTTGTCGCCGCCGATATAGAGGGCCGCCATGAGCAGCGCGGAAAAAATGATGCCTATCGGATGAAGTCCACCGAGATAAGCGACGATGATGGCCGCATAGCCGTAGCCGGTCGAGATGGAGCGCTGCAACTGGCCGAGCGGCCCGGCCACCTCGGCCGCCCCGGCGAGGCCGGCCGCGAAGCCGCCGATGAGGAAGGAAATCCAGATTGCGCGGCCTTCATTGAAGCCGGCGTATGCGGCCGCGCGCGGCGCCAGGCCGCCGACCTGCAGCTTGTAGCCCGCGAAACTCCTCTGCATGAACAGCCAGGCCGCGAGCGACAGCGCGCAGGCGATAAGCAGCGAGACGTTGACGCGGGTGCCGGGGATCAGGATCGGCACCATCGCGTCGTACTGGAACATGACCGACTGCGGGAAGTTGA
It contains:
- a CDS encoding ABC transporter permease, coding for MSALPLRFLPVLVRREHASLAVKLLAPPVALGLATLLNLGLYLLMGRDPVAVFHAMLLEPFLSWASFSEVLLKMGPLLLIAQGLAIGFRAKVFNIGAEGQFILGAIFASAIPIWLPQATGQWIWPSMLVLGALGGALWASLTAFWRVRLNANEILVSLMLALVAAQLLNYLLLGPWKDPAGFNFPQSVMFQYDAMVPILIPGTRVNVSLLIACALSLAAWLFMQRSFAGYKLQVGGLAPRAAAYAGFNEGRAIWISFLIGGFAAGLAGAAEVAGPLGQLQRSISTGYGYAAIIVAYLGGLHPIGIIFSALLMAALYIGGDNAMVSANLPVAAVRVFQGSLLLAYLVAIAFVRYRLEWRHAAQESAP
- a CDS encoding ABC transporter permease; the encoded protein is MNALEFIVAGMLAAATPFLLAALGEMVAERAGVLNLGVEGLMALGAIIAFIIVYRGGGHLLGFLAAGLASAALSLVFAVIALGFRANQVAVGLAIGILGQGLSALFGKTYESLTVKGLPKLSLPWLSDIPVIGGLFAQDVVVWLSLAATVAIWAIFAYTKTGLVVRAVGENPKAAHALGYPVIAVRFAAVAFGGVLAGFAGAYAAVVYTPLWADGMIAGRGWIAIALVVFGTWLTSRIFLGACLFGAVSLASLAAQATGLDVSSQLLSSLPYIVTIVVLGIISSNRRLLKLNGVASLGEPFEQ